From the Alloalcanivorax dieselolei B5 genome, one window contains:
- a CDS encoding acyl-CoA dehydrogenase family protein, giving the protein MNFDLPEELVTLRDAVTDVCEKHLITGIKSFEERQEFAYPLIREMGKAGLFGAPFPEELGGSAAGFLAVSVIAEEISRLAPEFGYAMNMQSMTCPYTIYNWGTEEQARRFVPGLIAGEQIGMFALSEEGSGSDPAGSMRTVARRDGDVYRLNGSKMWITFSHATDVGVLFAKTDPHADPAHTGITAFIVQPKHFEGYSAQPIELPGLSRSLRSCTVFLDDFVVPVENRLGEEGEGFRIAMNALEYGRLTVSGRLTGLAQSALDVARNYANERIIGGKPIARFQLIQERIADATVAVEAARLMSHRVGWTMDQGRVSTRVASRAKYFATQAARLAGDVAREVLGGNALTAEYPVKKINAYIDMLTVGEGSENVQRVLIGEDSLGIKDATRHAMRNRFVGML; this is encoded by the coding sequence ATGAATTTCGATCTGCCTGAAGAACTGGTGACACTGCGTGACGCGGTCACCGACGTTTGTGAAAAGCACCTGATTACCGGCATCAAGAGTTTCGAGGAGCGGCAAGAGTTCGCTTACCCGCTGATCCGGGAGATGGGAAAGGCCGGCCTGTTCGGCGCGCCCTTTCCTGAGGAATTGGGAGGTAGTGCCGCCGGCTTTCTGGCGGTGTCGGTGATCGCCGAGGAAATTTCCCGGCTGGCGCCGGAATTCGGTTACGCCATGAACATGCAATCGATGACCTGCCCTTACACCATCTATAACTGGGGCACGGAAGAGCAGGCGCGGCGATTCGTGCCAGGGTTGATTGCCGGTGAACAGATCGGCATGTTCGCCTTGTCCGAAGAAGGCAGTGGCTCCGATCCGGCGGGTTCCATGCGCACCGTGGCCAGGCGTGATGGCGACGTGTACCGCCTGAACGGCTCGAAAATGTGGATTACTTTTTCCCATGCCACTGATGTGGGCGTGTTGTTTGCCAAAACCGATCCGCATGCCGATCCGGCACATACCGGTATCACCGCGTTCATCGTGCAGCCGAAACACTTCGAGGGCTACAGCGCGCAGCCCATCGAATTGCCCGGCCTGTCCAGATCGCTGCGCAGTTGCACCGTGTTTCTGGATGACTTCGTGGTGCCGGTGGAGAACCGTCTGGGTGAAGAGGGTGAGGGGTTCCGTATCGCCATGAACGCTCTGGAGTACGGCCGTCTGACCGTCAGTGGACGGTTGACCGGCCTGGCGCAATCCGCTCTGGATGTGGCACGGAATTACGCCAACGAGCGCATCATTGGCGGTAAACCGATCGCCCGCTTCCAATTGATTCAGGAGCGTATCGCCGATGCCACGGTGGCAGTGGAGGCGGCGCGATTAATGTCGCACAGGGTGGGTTGGACCATGGACCAGGGGCGGGTGTCGACGCGGGTGGCGTCCCGTGCCAAATACTTCGCCACTCAGGCGGCGCGTCTGGCCGGAGATGTAGCGCGGGAAGTCCTGGGTGGCAATGCCCTGACCGCGGAATACCCGGTCAAGAAGATTAACGCCTACATTGACATGCTGACGGTGGGGGAGGGCTCCGAGAACGTGCAGCGGGTGCTGATTGGTGAGGATTCCCTGGGTATCAAGGACGCCACCCGGCACGCCATGCGTAACCGGTTCGTGGGAATGTTGTAG
- the lysM gene encoding peptidoglycan-binding protein LysM encodes MDLFSFAKNIGKKLFGSDDTDAADKIKAHILEDNPGVSNLEVKFADGCAALSGDCENQAAKEKAVLLAGNVENVEKVEGDALTLPAEAAVEEVEYYEIQKGDTLWKVASQFYGDGNKYTAIFEANREVIKDPDLIYPGQKIRIPK; translated from the coding sequence ATGGATCTGTTCAGCTTTGCGAAAAACATCGGTAAGAAACTGTTCGGTAGCGATGACACGGACGCAGCCGACAAAATCAAAGCGCACATTCTGGAGGACAATCCCGGCGTGTCGAACCTGGAGGTGAAATTCGCCGACGGCTGCGCCGCTCTCAGTGGCGATTGCGAAAACCAAGCCGCCAAGGAAAAAGCCGTGCTGCTGGCCGGCAACGTGGAAAACGTGGAGAAAGTGGAAGGTGACGCCCTCACCCTGCCGGCGGAAGCGGCGGTGGAAGAAGTGGAGTACTACGAAATTCAGAAAGGCGACACGCTGTGGAAAGTGGCCAGCCAGTTTTACGGCGACGGCAACAAATACACCGCCATCTTCGAAGCCAACCGTGAAGTGATCAAGGATCCTGACCTGATCTACCCGGGCCAGAAAATCCGTATTCCAAAATAA
- a CDS encoding IclR family transcriptional regulator domain-containing protein — translation MAYAPVSAVLKGLKVLEAVNRLGPASLREITEATGLPKASTVRLLETLMHAGYISVMNDARRYIVTARVLSLSNNFRPDQALLAVAAPVLKTLREKTGWPSDLALYQHGKMVIADTNRQPGTFSINRSVGSRVPMTSTALGRAHLAFCPDAEREVILDLLAPLQEPDEALAGSRDKLEKLIKKVRKQGYATSNQELMKTIRAAAVPVRHDDQVVCCFNIIVPAQVMSLTELEQKYVPLLTAAARDIEQRHRG, via the coding sequence ATGGCATACGCACCGGTGTCCGCGGTTCTGAAAGGGTTGAAAGTGTTGGAAGCGGTCAACCGGTTGGGGCCGGCGAGTCTGCGAGAGATTACCGAGGCCACCGGATTGCCAAAGGCATCCACGGTACGGTTGCTGGAAACCCTGATGCATGCCGGCTACATCTCGGTAATGAACGACGCCCGGCGTTACATCGTTACCGCGCGGGTGTTGTCCCTGTCCAACAACTTCCGCCCTGATCAGGCGTTATTGGCGGTGGCCGCGCCGGTTCTCAAGACACTGCGGGAAAAAACCGGCTGGCCTTCGGATCTGGCCCTTTATCAGCACGGCAAGATGGTGATCGCCGACACCAATCGTCAGCCCGGTACGTTCTCGATCAACCGCTCGGTGGGGTCACGGGTACCGATGACAAGTACGGCTCTGGGGCGGGCCCATCTGGCGTTCTGCCCGGACGCGGAGAGGGAGGTGATTCTTGATCTCCTGGCCCCGCTGCAGGAGCCGGATGAGGCCTTGGCGGGCAGCCGTGACAAGCTGGAGAAGCTGATTAAAAAGGTGCGTAAACAAGGTTACGCCACCAGTAATCAGGAGTTGATGAAAACCATTCGGGCGGCGGCGGTGCCGGTACGGCATGACGATCAGGTGGTGTGCTGCTTCAACATCATTGTGCCCGCCCAGGTCATGTCTCTGACGGAACTGGAGCAGAAATACGTCCCGCTGCTTACCGCCGCCGCGCGGGATATAGAACAACGCCATCGGGGCTGA
- a CDS encoding CaiB/BaiF CoA transferase family protein, translating to MFELLKGIRVLDLSTVVLGPFASQLLADLGADVIKVEAPEGDIFRAAAPARHTGMGAGFLNLNRNKRSLVIDLKTTEGQATLHKLIKDADVLLHNVRPAAAQKLGIDDATVRSLNPRLVYCAAVGFGGDGPYADDPAYDDIMQAISGLASLNHTPDSPPAFAPTVLADKVAGLYATIGIAAALLHRERTGQGGSVEAPMFESLVSFLLAEHLSGHVFQPPLGSLRYDRLMTPYRRPYRTADGYLAVLPYTSRHWQRFLGLVGRHDLANADWVLDPPRRSERIGELYQVAAECMPAQTTACWLAALREQDIPCGPVNTLEDLLDDPHLRAVDFFQEIDHPSEGKLLGTRHPLRFTGAITHPDQPAPRLGEDSQSVLAEAGFSDAEIRALRARAVVGVPAANDPG from the coding sequence ATGTTCGAATTATTGAAGGGCATCCGGGTGCTGGACCTGAGCACCGTGGTACTGGGCCCGTTCGCTTCCCAGCTTCTTGCCGACCTGGGCGCCGACGTGATCAAAGTGGAGGCACCGGAGGGGGACATCTTTCGCGCCGCGGCGCCAGCCCGGCACACCGGCATGGGCGCCGGCTTTCTCAATCTGAATCGCAACAAACGCTCTCTGGTCATCGATCTGAAAACCACCGAAGGCCAGGCCACACTGCACAAGCTGATCAAGGACGCCGACGTGCTGCTGCACAACGTGCGTCCGGCCGCCGCACAAAAACTGGGTATCGACGACGCCACCGTACGGAGCCTTAATCCCCGCCTGGTGTACTGCGCGGCAGTGGGGTTTGGCGGCGACGGGCCCTATGCCGACGACCCGGCCTACGACGACATCATGCAAGCGATCAGCGGACTGGCCTCTCTCAACCACACTCCCGATTCACCACCGGCCTTCGCCCCCACTGTCCTGGCCGATAAAGTGGCCGGCCTTTACGCCACCATCGGCATCGCCGCCGCGCTGCTGCACCGCGAGCGCACCGGCCAGGGAGGGTCGGTGGAAGCCCCCATGTTCGAGAGTCTGGTGTCTTTTCTATTGGCGGAGCATCTCAGCGGCCACGTGTTTCAGCCGCCGTTGGGTTCACTGCGTTACGACCGGCTGATGACGCCTTACCGCCGCCCCTATCGCACCGCCGATGGCTATCTCGCCGTGCTGCCCTACACCTCACGTCACTGGCAGCGCTTCCTCGGTCTGGTCGGCCGTCACGATCTGGCAAACGCGGACTGGGTGCTGGATCCGCCACGTCGCAGCGAGCGCATTGGCGAACTGTATCAAGTGGCAGCGGAATGCATGCCGGCACAGACCACCGCCTGCTGGCTTGCCGCGCTCAGGGAGCAGGACATTCCCTGCGGCCCGGTGAACACCCTGGAAGATCTGCTCGACGATCCACACCTGCGGGCGGTGGATTTCTTTCAGGAAATCGACCATCCCAGCGAAGGCAAACTACTGGGTACCCGGCACCCGCTGCGCTTCACCGGAGCCATCACCCACCCCGACCAACCGGCGCCACGACTCGGGGAAGACAGTCAAAGCGTGCTGGCCGAAGCCGGATTCAGCGACGCTGAGATCCGTGCTTTGCGGGCCAGAGCCGTGGTGGGCGTTCCCGCCGCCAACGATCCCGGCTGA
- a CDS encoding AAA family ATPase, with protein sequence MLTTLAIGNYRSVLNLTVPLGPLNVVTGANGSGKSNLYRALRLLAATARDDVIAALAAEGGLESTFWAGPETLTKGMRNGSVPVQGGPRQHSRRLRLGFNDEDYGYLIELGLPKPDATTAFNLDPEIKRELIWAGSGYRPATVLVDRCGPLVKTRGEGPWQVISDHLNSFDSLFSQVADARTTPEVVTLRERIRGWRFYDHFRTDQGAPARQVQLGTRTPVLHHDGRDLAAALQTIREIGDARALDSAIEDAFPGARLAIVPLDDGRLKIAFHQYGLLRPLTAAELSDGTLRYLLLIAALLTPRPPSLMVLNEPENSLHPDLLPALARLIARASRHSQVWVISHASRLVAALNQAPDCHGVELEKELGETRILGQGLLDTPMWSWP encoded by the coding sequence ATGCTGACCACGCTGGCCATTGGCAACTACCGTTCCGTTCTGAATCTGACCGTGCCGCTGGGGCCCCTCAATGTGGTCACCGGAGCCAATGGCAGCGGTAAATCCAATCTGTACCGCGCCCTGCGATTGCTGGCCGCCACCGCGCGTGATGACGTGATCGCCGCCCTGGCCGCCGAAGGCGGGCTGGAATCCACGTTCTGGGCCGGACCGGAGACCCTCACCAAAGGCATGCGCAACGGCTCGGTGCCGGTGCAGGGCGGGCCTCGCCAGCACAGCCGCCGCCTGCGTCTCGGATTCAACGATGAGGACTATGGCTATCTGATCGAGCTGGGTCTGCCGAAACCGGACGCCACCACCGCCTTCAATCTGGACCCGGAGATCAAACGGGAACTGATCTGGGCCGGCTCCGGCTATCGTCCGGCCACGGTGCTGGTGGATCGCTGCGGCCCGCTGGTGAAAACCCGGGGTGAAGGCCCCTGGCAGGTTATCAGCGACCACCTCAACAGCTTCGACAGCCTGTTCAGTCAGGTGGCCGACGCCCGCACCACACCAGAGGTGGTCACCCTGCGCGAGCGGATTCGCGGTTGGCGCTTCTACGACCACTTTCGCACCGATCAGGGCGCCCCCGCCCGGCAGGTCCAACTGGGCACCCGTACCCCCGTGCTGCATCACGACGGACGCGATCTGGCGGCGGCCCTGCAAACCATTCGGGAAATCGGCGATGCCCGGGCGCTCGACAGTGCCATCGAGGATGCCTTTCCCGGCGCGCGCCTGGCCATCGTTCCCCTGGACGACGGCCGGCTCAAGATCGCCTTCCACCAGTACGGCCTGCTGCGTCCGCTGACAGCGGCGGAGCTGTCCGATGGCACGCTGCGTTATCTGCTGCTGATCGCGGCCTTGCTGACACCACGGCCGCCCTCACTGATGGTTCTGAACGAGCCGGAAAACAGCCTGCATCCGGATCTGCTTCCGGCCCTGGCGCGACTGATTGCCCGCGCCAGCCGCCACAGTCAGGTGTGGGTGATCAGCCATGCCAGCCGCCTGGTGGCGGCATTGAATCAGGCACCGGACTGCCATGGCGTGGAACTGGAGAAAGAACTTGGGGAAACCCGCATCCTGGGCCAGGGGCTGCTGGATACGCCGATGTGGAGCTGGCCCTAG
- a CDS encoding DUF2780 domain-containing protein, with protein MDLINQLVSTLGVSGQQAEGGTGLLMKLVKDNLSGTDFGRVLGAEPKLEGMMSQAPESGGDSLLGMAGGLLSSLGSDKLAGLTQIAGGMQKLGLDKDTLVQFIPVILQYFQKQGQGDIAGLIQKALPF; from the coding sequence ATGGACCTGATCAACCAGCTCGTATCCACTCTCGGGGTCAGCGGCCAACAAGCCGAAGGTGGTACCGGCCTGCTGATGAAACTGGTGAAAGACAACCTTTCCGGCACCGACTTCGGCCGCGTGCTCGGCGCTGAACCCAAACTGGAAGGGATGATGTCGCAAGCCCCGGAAAGTGGCGGAGACTCCCTGCTGGGCATGGCCGGAGGCCTGCTCTCCAGCCTGGGCAGTGACAAACTGGCGGGTCTGACACAAATCGCCGGCGGCATGCAAAAGCTGGGGCTGGACAAGGATACTCTGGTGCAGTTTATCCCGGTGATCCTGCAGTATTTCCAGAAACAAGGACAAGGCGATATCGCCGGTCTGATTCAGAAAGCATTGCCGTTCTGA
- a CDS encoding DUF802 domain-containing protein — protein MTRFLFALTFILGAITVIWVGLGFLGTDLVALTAILLIALVYGLGFLELRQFRRATDQLRQSLGQLPGSPDSLGQWLSDLPASLRNAVRRRVEGEPAALPGPMLTPYLSGLLVMLGLLGTFIGMIVTLRGAVTALEGGSELHAIRNALAAPISGMSLAFGTSIAGVASSAMLGLAAALSRRDRIVTGRELDGHIATELRAFSIGQQQRDTYQALREQSAAFPEVVAQLGHLAERMEHMSEQVSGALTQNQQQFHDDVSGHYQQLARSVSDTLKQSLADSGRIAAESTRPIVEAAMARLGQQAESTHQALSEISERQLGALAERFQSTTEHAARAWQSGLGEQQQYSRQLTEQVAEALQAHSERFREQSDRLLTQAREHHQHLQQASEAQLSALAERFQTTTEHTAELWRGGLSEQQQANVQLADSLGATLKDHNDTFHQHSKALLDQTREHHQQLHSTGERQLATLAERFQATTEQTAEHWRHGLDQQQRSAAGLIENITQTLQSHNEQFQSAAETLIAQQRNGLEKLIADTGEALSALRDEEARRGETATARLAELETTVTRHLGDLGAALEAPMTRLIETASETPKAAAEVISQLREEMARGSERDNDMLEERRRIMAELETLLAAQREAATAQREAVESLIRDSADVLKTVSDAFSQQVDEQSRKLDEVTSDVTGGAHEVASLSEAFSVAVQLFSDANDKLVDHLQRVETALEQATTRNDEQLAYYVEQAREVIDLSMTSQKDVLEALGAVRQQSATNGNGAG, from the coding sequence ATGACACGTTTTCTTTTCGCGCTGACCTTCATTCTGGGCGCCATCACGGTGATCTGGGTGGGCCTGGGCTTTCTCGGCACCGATCTGGTGGCGCTGACCGCCATCCTGCTGATCGCACTGGTGTACGGCCTGGGCTTCCTGGAGCTGCGGCAGTTCCGCCGCGCCACCGATCAATTGCGCCAGAGCCTGGGACAACTGCCGGGCAGCCCGGACAGCCTGGGCCAATGGCTCTCCGACCTGCCCGCTTCCCTGCGTAACGCGGTGCGCCGTCGGGTGGAAGGCGAGCCGGCCGCCCTGCCCGGCCCGATGCTAACCCCCTACCTCTCCGGTCTGCTGGTCATGCTCGGCCTGCTCGGCACCTTCATCGGCATGATCGTGACTCTGCGCGGTGCCGTTACCGCTCTGGAGGGCGGCAGCGAACTGCACGCCATCCGTAATGCCCTGGCCGCGCCGATCAGCGGCATGAGCCTGGCGTTCGGCACCTCCATCGCCGGTGTCGCCAGCTCCGCCATGCTGGGCCTGGCCGCCGCCCTGAGCCGCCGGGACCGGATTGTGACCGGCCGCGAGCTGGACGGTCATATCGCCACGGAACTGCGTGCGTTCTCGATCGGCCAGCAACAGCGCGATACTTACCAGGCGTTGCGAGAGCAGTCCGCCGCCTTCCCCGAAGTGGTTGCCCAACTCGGTCATCTTGCCGAACGCATGGAACACATGAGCGAGCAGGTCAGCGGTGCTTTGACGCAAAACCAGCAACAATTCCATGACGACGTCAGCGGCCACTACCAGCAACTGGCCCGCTCGGTCAGCGATACCCTGAAACAGAGCCTGGCGGACAGCGGCCGCATCGCGGCGGAGAGCACCCGCCCGATCGTGGAAGCGGCCATGGCCCGTCTGGGACAACAGGCGGAAAGCACCCACCAGGCGCTCAGCGAGATCAGCGAGCGCCAACTCGGCGCCCTGGCGGAACGCTTCCAGAGCACCACCGAGCACGCCGCCCGGGCCTGGCAATCCGGTCTTGGCGAGCAGCAACAATACAGCCGTCAGCTGACGGAACAGGTAGCCGAAGCACTGCAGGCGCACAGCGAACGCTTCCGTGAACAAAGCGATCGCCTGCTGACTCAGGCGCGGGAGCATCATCAACACTTGCAGCAGGCCAGCGAGGCGCAATTGTCGGCCCTGGCTGAGCGCTTCCAGACCACCACCGAGCATACGGCGGAACTGTGGCGCGGTGGCCTGAGCGAACAGCAGCAAGCCAACGTCCAACTGGCGGATAGCCTTGGCGCCACCCTGAAGGACCACAACGACACCTTCCACCAACACAGCAAGGCGTTGCTGGACCAGACTCGCGAACACCACCAGCAACTGCACAGCACCGGCGAACGTCAGTTGGCGACACTGGCCGAGCGCTTCCAGGCCACCACCGAACAAACTGCTGAACATTGGCGCCATGGTCTGGATCAACAGCAGCGCTCCGCCGCGGGTCTGATTGAAAACATCACCCAGACCCTGCAAAGCCATAACGAGCAATTCCAGAGCGCCGCCGAGACGCTTATAGCGCAACAGCGCAACGGCCTGGAGAAACTGATAGCGGATACTGGCGAGGCCCTGTCCGCGCTGCGTGATGAAGAAGCCCGGCGTGGCGAAACCGCCACCGCGCGGCTGGCGGAACTGGAAACCACGGTTACCCGTCACCTCGGCGACCTGGGCGCGGCCCTGGAAGCGCCCATGACGCGTCTGATCGAAACCGCTTCGGAGACGCCCAAGGCCGCCGCCGAGGTAATCAGCCAGCTGCGCGAGGAGATGGCTCGCGGCAGTGAACGCGACAACGACATGCTGGAGGAGCGCCGACGCATCATGGCGGAGCTGGAAACCCTGCTGGCCGCCCAGCGTGAAGCCGCCACCGCCCAGCGCGAGGCCGTGGAAAGCCTGATCCGTGATTCCGCCGATGTTCTCAAGACCGTCAGCGACGCCTTCTCGCAGCAGGTGGACGAACAAAGCCGCAAGCTGGATGAAGTGACGTCCGACGTCACCGGCGGCGCCCATGAAGTGGCCAGCCTCAGCGAGGCGTTCTCCGTCGCCGTGCAGCTGTTCAGCGACGCCAATGACAAGCTGGTGGACCATCTGCAACGGGTGGAAACCGCGTTGGAGCAGGCCACCACACGCAACGACGAACAGTTGGCTTACTACGTGGAGCAAGCCCGGGAAGTCATCGACCTGAGCATGACCTCACAGAAGGATGTGCTTGAAGCGCTTGGCGCGGTGCGCCAGCAGTCGGCCACCAACGGCAACGGAGCCGGCTGA
- a CDS encoding UPF0158 family protein, whose translation MTVSLKAVAREWQTGDEFQCYMHRETGEVFPVMNEEAQKAEEPDPDGPDWLKEILPKIREVLSSDQYVPMPDQWEFDEYHVMEKFCWSVTSGRDSEALEDAIRGRGAFRRFKSLVFDLGLEDAWHRFRDEALEEMLGAWMDSEGIEYED comes from the coding sequence ATGACCGTATCGCTTAAAGCTGTTGCCAGAGAATGGCAAACCGGTGATGAGTTTCAGTGCTATATGCATAGAGAAACCGGGGAGGTCTTCCCGGTTATGAATGAGGAGGCCCAGAAAGCGGAAGAGCCGGATCCCGACGGCCCTGACTGGCTCAAGGAGATACTGCCCAAGATCCGCGAAGTGTTGTCCTCGGACCAATACGTGCCAATGCCGGATCAATGGGAATTTGATGAGTATCATGTCATGGAGAAGTTCTGTTGGTCGGTGACGTCTGGCAGGGACAGCGAGGCGCTTGAGGATGCGATCAGAGGCCGCGGTGCCTTTCGCCGCTTCAAGTCGCTGGTCTTTGATCTCGGCCTGGAGGACGCATGGCACCGGTTCAGGGACGAGGCGTTGGAGGAGATGTTGGGCGCTTGGATGGACTCGGAGGGGATCGAATACGAGGATTAA
- a CDS encoding DUF1287 domain-containing protein: MASVVSMRDGSWWRRGASKRESRRCFKAVEAGLPRHRRRAMLAPMKAVAIIVSVLLGAMPLSIVAQPSTESAFVTALVDAAMARTRVSVTYDGGYRRIDYPNGDVPDNIGVCTDVVIRSYRKAGVDLQRLVHEDMTRAFDAYPNHWGLRRPDPNIDHRRVPNLQTFFERQGAALPVSDRADAYRAGDLVTWMLPGNLPHIGVVTGQRSADSGRPLIVHNIGRGPELEDLLFSYPITGHYRYIRLPSQEASNGDTR; this comes from the coding sequence ATGGCCAGCGTGGTCAGCATGCGGGACGGTTCCTGGTGGCGGAGAGGGGCCAGTAAAAGGGAATCCCGGCGCTGTTTCAAGGCGGTGGAAGCGGGCCTTCCGCGTCATCGGCGCCGTGCTATGCTGGCGCCCATGAAAGCCGTTGCCATCATTGTGAGTGTCCTGTTGGGGGCGATGCCGTTGTCGATAGTGGCTCAACCCTCGACGGAGTCCGCCTTCGTGACCGCCCTGGTCGATGCCGCCATGGCACGCACCCGGGTGTCCGTCACCTATGACGGCGGCTATCGCCGTATCGACTATCCCAACGGTGATGTGCCCGACAATATCGGCGTGTGCACGGATGTGGTGATTCGCTCCTATCGCAAGGCCGGGGTGGATCTGCAGCGTCTGGTGCATGAGGACATGACGCGAGCTTTCGACGCCTATCCGAACCACTGGGGATTGCGCCGTCCCGATCCCAATATCGATCACCGGCGAGTGCCCAATCTGCAAACGTTCTTCGAACGTCAGGGGGCGGCGCTGCCGGTCTCTGACCGGGCCGACGCCTACCGCGCCGGTGATCTGGTCACCTGGATGCTGCCCGGTAATCTTCCGCATATCGGCGTGGTGACCGGGCAACGTTCGGCCGATAGCGGTCGTCCGTTGATCGTTCATAACATCGGGCGCGGACCGGAATTGGAGGATCTGCTGTTCTCTTATCCCATTACCGGGCATTACCGTTATATCCGGCTTCCCAGCCAGGAGGCATCGAACGGCGATACCCGCTGA
- a CDS encoding DUF481 domain-containing protein: MFLSAGAMGDTVWLKNGDRLTGEIVLMDSTKLLLETSYAGSVPIDREMISTLQSDHELLVKWPGGNGEASKAVAAGQPGRIVVSNGEETTVELASVTRMLRPKPFLQDLEWSGDLEFDINYERAERDTDDFDLALNNQARHGPWRHNLKADYNRKFRDDVRIEQDWSAKYALDRFVTESRFWQTRYEYQRDWFENVRRRRSLGAGPGYQFWDNELGAFSLAWLLSYNQFSYAERSDKAFYALGMQWDYTRYLVGKTFELFSRGSVGKALSGVEGYSVDAEFGVRYRLTDWASLSMKVETDLVKDFSEDLDETDYSLGLGIGW; encoded by the coding sequence ATGTTTCTCAGTGCTGGCGCTATGGGCGACACCGTCTGGTTGAAGAATGGTGACCGGCTCACCGGCGAGATCGTGCTGATGGACAGTACCAAGTTGCTGCTGGAGACGTCCTACGCCGGCTCGGTGCCCATTGATCGGGAGATGATCAGCACGCTGCAGAGTGACCACGAACTGCTGGTGAAGTGGCCAGGGGGTAATGGCGAGGCCAGTAAGGCAGTGGCGGCGGGGCAGCCCGGTCGGATCGTGGTCAGCAATGGCGAAGAAACCACCGTGGAACTGGCCAGTGTCACCCGTATGCTGCGCCCCAAGCCCTTCCTCCAGGACCTGGAATGGAGCGGGGATCTGGAATTCGACATCAACTACGAGCGGGCCGAGCGGGACACCGACGACTTCGACCTGGCCCTGAACAATCAAGCCCGGCACGGGCCCTGGCGGCATAATCTGAAGGCGGACTACAACCGCAAGTTCCGTGACGATGTGCGTATCGAGCAGGACTGGAGCGCCAAGTACGCGTTGGACCGCTTCGTTACCGAGAGCCGGTTCTGGCAGACCCGCTACGAATACCAGCGTGACTGGTTCGAGAATGTCCGTCGGCGCCGCTCCCTGGGAGCGGGACCGGGTTACCAGTTCTGGGACAATGAACTGGGGGCTTTTTCCCTGGCGTGGCTGCTCAGTTACAACCAGTTCTCCTACGCGGAAAGGAGCGACAAGGCGTTCTACGCGCTGGGCATGCAATGGGACTACACCCGATATCTGGTGGGCAAGACCTTCGAGCTGTTCAGCCGCGGCAGTGTCGGCAAGGCCTTGAGTGGTGTGGAAGGATATTCCGTGGATGCGGAATTCGGGGTGCGCTACCGGCTCACCGACTGGGCTTCGCTGAGCATGAAAGTGGAAACCGATCTGGTGAAGGATTTCTCCGAGGACCTGGATGAAACCGATTACAGTCTTGGACTCGGTATCGGTTGGTGA
- a CDS encoding DUF3348 domain-containing protein, with protein MSNNTHRTQKKAQPAPPSARLVQLVAALGNGTGLDAHACFAERMGRLFDLSDTIALDAAYKYQSMGPFRPEEGLTERLRADFNQTRDTLLNGITLSFDPGDVKVKLRLPETIETPPVFKPYERFYLSHQRQLITAIQYLRQRLRDGFAAQNHALAQLAVLDTVFDNTLASYGRYCFGAIPMVLGKRFRSLWRAHRNQQQEDQPDPTDAWVAPGGWLHQFRQEMQTLLLAELETRLEPVQGLLDALNHEEPLPQ; from the coding sequence ATGAGCAACAACACGCACAGGACGCAAAAAAAAGCGCAACCGGCCCCTCCCAGCGCCAGATTGGTACAGCTGGTGGCCGCACTGGGCAACGGCACCGGCCTTGATGCTCACGCCTGCTTCGCGGAGCGCATGGGCCGGTTGTTCGATCTGTCCGATACCATTGCGCTGGACGCCGCCTATAAGTACCAGTCCATGGGGCCATTCCGCCCCGAAGAAGGTCTGACGGAGCGTCTGCGGGCGGACTTCAACCAGACCCGGGACACGCTCCTCAACGGCATCACGCTGAGTTTCGACCCCGGCGACGTCAAGGTGAAGCTGCGACTGCCGGAGACCATCGAAACGCCACCGGTGTTCAAACCCTATGAACGTTTTTACCTGTCCCATCAGAGGCAGCTGATCACCGCTATCCAGTATCTTCGGCAACGTCTCCGCGACGGCTTCGCCGCCCAGAATCACGCTCTCGCCCAGCTCGCCGTGCTCGACACGGTGTTCGACAACACCCTGGCCAGCTACGGCCGTTACTGCTTCGGCGCCATACCGATGGTGCTGGGCAAACGCTTTCGCTCCCTTTGGCGGGCGCACCGCAATCAACAACAGGAAGATCAGCCCGATCCGACCGACGCCTGGGTGGCGCCGGGGGGCTGGTTACACCAGTTTCGGCAGGAAATGCAGACGCTGCTGCTGGCCGAGCTGGAAACCCGTTTGGAGCCGGTGCAGGGCCTGCTGGACGCATTGAATCACGAGGAACCACTCCCGCAATGA